In Anser cygnoides isolate HZ-2024a breed goose chromosome Z, Taihu_goose_T2T_genome, whole genome shotgun sequence, a genomic segment contains:
- the LOC136788961 gene encoding E3 ubiquitin-protein ligase Topors-like — protein MSGQDMAAGAQKAMEECALDVTAGASQQQQARPLEAAEDLLCPICMNDIEKAAYVAFCLHRFCLECIQQWAERKATCPICRRPFHRLLHSVRADDDYQEYVVVSSTRRRRDVARERDRSRSPHRQSSPHNSTADHSPSAPGRRPVGRDPASGEDAIRGPSNTTSQQAPTSGTSGEPTRLSTGQHPAGPTAAPRASFRTVLRRALRLDFCYLQ, from the coding sequence ATGTCGGGGCAGGACATGGCAGCGGGTGCCCAGAAAGCTATGGAGGAGTGCGCCTTAGACGTGACTGCCGgcgccagccagcagcagcaggccaggCCGTTGGAGGCAGCAGAAGACCTCCTGTGTCCCATCTGTATGAATGACATCGAGAAAGCAGCCTACGTGGCCTTCTGCTTGCACCGCTTCTGCTTGGAGTGCATCCAGCAGTGGGCCGAGAGGAAAGCCACGTGCCCCATCTGCAGGCGGCCCTTCCACCGGCTCCTGCACTCGGTGCGAGCGGACGATGACTACCAGGAATACGTCGTCGTCTCTTCCACCCGTCGCCGCAGGGACGTGGCCAGAGAGAGGGACCGGAGCAGGTCCCCGCACCGGCAGTCCAGCCCACACAACTCGACCGCTGACCACAGCCCTTCAGCACCCGGAAGGAGGCCTGTGGGACGTGACCCAGCATCCGGAGAAGATGCCATTCGGGGGCCCTCCAACACCACCTCCCAGCAGGCTCCCACATCCGGCACTTCTGGGGAGCCAACCCGGCTGAGTACAGGGCAGCACCCGGCCGGCCCTACGGCCGCACCTCGCGCCAGCTTCAGAACAGTGCTGCGGCGAGCTCTGCGGCTTGACTTCTGTTACCTCCAATAA